From a single Miscanthus floridulus cultivar M001 chromosome 8, ASM1932011v1, whole genome shotgun sequence genomic region:
- the LOC136470693 gene encoding uncharacterized protein, with protein sequence MKEVVLHVYDVTNSDFEKTNNTIIQINRIFKDRIGLGGIFHSAVQVYGEDEWSFGFYETGSGVFSCPVGKNPMYTYWESIVLGETECGIVAVNQILRELSREWPGHSYDLLSRNCNHFCDVLYERLGVPKLPGKDHGGAFHCFLLLNGDNLCKVYLTVALCTILEFKKTHCVLELEGRLQALI encoded by the exons ATGAAGGAGGTGGTGCTTCACGTGTATGACGTGACCAACAGCGACTTCGAGAAGACGAACAACACCATCATCCAGATCAACCGCATCTTCAAGGACCGCATCGGCCTCGGCGGCATCTTCCACAGCGCCGTGCAG GTCTATGGCGAGGACGAGTGGTCGTTCGGGTTCTACGAGACCGGCAGCGGCGTGTTCAGTTGCCCCGTGGGGAAGAACCCCATGTACACCTACTGGGAGAGCATCGTCCTCGGGGAGACCGAGTGCGGCATCGTCGCCGTGAACCAGATCCTGCGGGAGCTCAGCCGCGAGTGGCCGGGCCACTCGTACGACCTCCTCTCCAGGAATTGTAACCATTTCTGCGACGTGCTCTACGAGAGGCTCGGCGTCCCCAAACTCCCAGGTAAGGACCACGGAGGGGCATTCCATTGTTTTCTTCTTCTGAATGGCGACAACCTGTGCAAGGTGTATCTCACAGTGGCATTATGTACAATTCTCGAGTTCAAAAAAACACACTGTGTCCTCGAATTGGAAGGAAGATTGCAGGCTCTGATTTAG